The Ictalurus punctatus breed USDA103 chromosome 9, Coco_2.0, whole genome shotgun sequence genome contains a region encoding:
- the map7a gene encoding ensconsin isoform X1 — protein MPAPCMSLAGQQRNWRQAGKVTFPRLSILPEEDKMKGSNLDVKSKPEQKRASFSPSAQMSNLRRNGNAAAAAESHTLKVDERLRLARERREEHLKQLASREHSWLVREERARRYYEKHLEERRKKLEEQRQREERRRNAVEEKRRQRLKEERERYESVVQKTMERSQKAKQRSTQRRVCNPKNNTNAKRRSLSQWEINLVNRLQTPTISYLARSRSAICLSREEVVHICRRAVSCHTMSNSSPQKPGGASAHCKALRPGVKDGSHQTSGNKPGSNLERRERKKPHSHSARVKVSSTSGTENKTISSLTGLRLTPRVSPSQECLPALPEEENPRPESTVNSHRPQRDQPAAVCSHEDVGCDGLVREIPGSNRPPAAPGCPRTPNEPSVGTQSRPSAGTTDPEEASRLLAENRRQARLQREREEEERRHREETERRGREELALRRAEERARHEAEARCEEKRRREEEEERRKAEEEKAQKQREEERRLQQQKEEEEERQKLERETRFQREETERQERKKRLEEIMKRTRKTDAEMKPQLSSVPPNENVTSLRSLPLEEVIKLPSPAKGSMMSLANEEDILPAVAFKERRSIRTLTGLEEIQAHQRAEVI, from the exons ATGCCAGCTCCATGTATGAGCCTGGCAGGGCAGCAGAGGAACTGGAGGCAGGCTGGCAAGGTGACGTTCCCCAGGCTCTCCATCCTTCCAGAAGAAGACAAGATGAAAG GATCCAACCTCGATGTGAAGTCCAAACCGGAGCAGAAGCGAGCGTCCTTTTCTCCCTCAGCACAGATGAGTAACCTCAGAAGAAACGGAaacgctgctgctgctgcag AGTCCCACACGCTGAAGGTAGACGAGAGACTGCGACTGGCTCGAGAACGGAGAGAGGAGCACCTCAAACAGCTCG CATCACGGGAGCACAGCTGGCTGGTCCGGGAGGAGAGAGCCCGGAGGTACTACGAGAAACACCTGGAGGAGCGTCGGAAAAAGCTGGAGGAGCAGAGGCagagggaggagaggaggaggaacgCGGTGGAGGAAAAACGCAGACAGAGGCTCAAAGAAGAGCGA GAGCGGTACGAGTCTGTGGTGCAGAAGACCATGGAGAGGAGCCAGAAAGCCAAACAGAGAAGCACACAGAGGAGAGTGTGCAACCCCAAGAACAACACAAACG CTAAACGTCGCTCTCTTAGTCAGTGGGAGATAAACCTGGTTAATCGCCTTCAGACTCCTACCATCTCTTATCTAGCCAGGAGCAGGAGTGCCATATGTCTGTCCAGAGAAGAAG TTGTTCATATTTGTCGACGTGCAGTTTCATGCCACACTATGAGCAATAGCAGTCCTCAGAAACCTGGTGGAGCATCGGCACACTGCAAGGCTCTCAGGCCCGGGGTGAAGGATGGCAGCCACCAAACCTCCGGGAATAAACCG GGTTCAAATCTCGAGAGGCGAGAACGGAAAAAGCCCCATTCTCACTCGGCGAGAGTTAAAGTCAGCTCCACATCAGGGACAGAGAACAAAACAATATCCTCGTTAACAGG ACTGAGGCTGACTCCGAGAGTGTCCCCCAGTCAGGAGTGTTTGCCCGCCCTGCCTGAGGAGGAAAATCCCAGGCCAGAGAGCACAGTGAACTCCCATCGGCCTCAACGTGACCAGCCAGCTGCTGTGTGCTCGCACGAGGATGTTGGGTGTGATGGACTGGTCCGGGAAATCCCGGGCTCTAACAGACCTCCGGCTGCTCCTGGATGCCCTCGCACTCCTAACG agCCAAGTGTCGGAACCCAGAGCAGACCCTCAGCAGGAACCACAGACCCTGAAGAGGCTTCACGTCTGCTGGCGGAGAACAGACGACAAGCTCGGCTGcagcgagagagggaggaagaagaACGCAGGCATAGGGAGGAAACAGAGCG GCGAGGGAGAGAAGAATTGGCCCTTCGGAGAGCTGAGGAGCGAGCGAGGCATGAGGCGGAGGCCCGGTGTGAGGAGAaaaggaggagggaggaggaggaggagcgaaGGAAGGCAGAAGAGGAGAAGGCTCAGAAgcaaagagaggaggagaggagactTCAACAACAG aaggaagaagaggaggagaggcaGAAGCTCGAGAGAGAGACGCGGTTCCAGAGAGAGGAAACCGAGCggcaggagaggaagaag CGGTTAGAAGAAATTATGAAAAGAACAAGGAAGACAGATGCTGAGATG AAACCTCAGTTGTCGTCTGTGCCACCGAATGAGAACGTGACGTCCCTCCGTAGCCTCCCCTTAGAAGAAGTGATCAAGCTTCCCAGCCCGGCCAAGGGCTCCATGATGAGCTTAGCCAACGAGGAGGACATTCTTCCTGCAGTGGCCTTCAAGGAGCGCAGGTCCATCCGCACCCTCACGGGTCTGGAGGAGATCCAGGCCCATCAAAGGGCAG AAGTCATCTAA
- the map7a gene encoding ensconsin isoform X2, whose protein sequence is MPAPCMSLAGQQRNWRQAGKVTFPRLSILPEEDKMKGSNLDVKSKPEQKRASFSPSAQMSNLRRNGNAAAAAESHTLKVDERLRLARERREEHLKQLASREHSWLVREERARRYYEKHLEERRKKLEEQRQREERRRNAVEEKRRQRLKEERERYESVVQKTMERSQKAKQRSTQRRVCNPKNNTNVSCHTMSNSSPQKPGGASAHCKALRPGVKDGSHQTSGNKPGSNLERRERKKPHSHSARVKVSSTSGTENKTISSLTGLRLTPRVSPSQECLPALPEEENPRPESTVNSHRPQRDQPAAVCSHEDVGCDGLVREIPGSNRPPAAPGCPRTPNEPSVGTQSRPSAGTTDPEEASRLLAENRRQARLQREREEEERRHREETERRGREELALRRAEERARHEAEARCEEKRRREEEEERRKAEEEKAQKQREEERRLQQQKEEEEERQKLERETRFQREETERQERKKRLEEIMKRTRKTDAEMKPQLSSVPPNENVTSLRSLPLEEVIKLPSPAKGSMMSLANEEDILPAVAFKERRSIRTLTGLEEIQAHQRAEVI, encoded by the exons ATGCCAGCTCCATGTATGAGCCTGGCAGGGCAGCAGAGGAACTGGAGGCAGGCTGGCAAGGTGACGTTCCCCAGGCTCTCCATCCTTCCAGAAGAAGACAAGATGAAAG GATCCAACCTCGATGTGAAGTCCAAACCGGAGCAGAAGCGAGCGTCCTTTTCTCCCTCAGCACAGATGAGTAACCTCAGAAGAAACGGAaacgctgctgctgctgcag AGTCCCACACGCTGAAGGTAGACGAGAGACTGCGACTGGCTCGAGAACGGAGAGAGGAGCACCTCAAACAGCTCG CATCACGGGAGCACAGCTGGCTGGTCCGGGAGGAGAGAGCCCGGAGGTACTACGAGAAACACCTGGAGGAGCGTCGGAAAAAGCTGGAGGAGCAGAGGCagagggaggagaggaggaggaacgCGGTGGAGGAAAAACGCAGACAGAGGCTCAAAGAAGAGCGA GAGCGGTACGAGTCTGTGGTGCAGAAGACCATGGAGAGGAGCCAGAAAGCCAAACAGAGAAGCACACAGAGGAGAGTGTGCAACCCCAAGAACAACACAAACG TTTCATGCCACACTATGAGCAATAGCAGTCCTCAGAAACCTGGTGGAGCATCGGCACACTGCAAGGCTCTCAGGCCCGGGGTGAAGGATGGCAGCCACCAAACCTCCGGGAATAAACCG GGTTCAAATCTCGAGAGGCGAGAACGGAAAAAGCCCCATTCTCACTCGGCGAGAGTTAAAGTCAGCTCCACATCAGGGACAGAGAACAAAACAATATCCTCGTTAACAGG ACTGAGGCTGACTCCGAGAGTGTCCCCCAGTCAGGAGTGTTTGCCCGCCCTGCCTGAGGAGGAAAATCCCAGGCCAGAGAGCACAGTGAACTCCCATCGGCCTCAACGTGACCAGCCAGCTGCTGTGTGCTCGCACGAGGATGTTGGGTGTGATGGACTGGTCCGGGAAATCCCGGGCTCTAACAGACCTCCGGCTGCTCCTGGATGCCCTCGCACTCCTAACG agCCAAGTGTCGGAACCCAGAGCAGACCCTCAGCAGGAACCACAGACCCTGAAGAGGCTTCACGTCTGCTGGCGGAGAACAGACGACAAGCTCGGCTGcagcgagagagggaggaagaagaACGCAGGCATAGGGAGGAAACAGAGCG GCGAGGGAGAGAAGAATTGGCCCTTCGGAGAGCTGAGGAGCGAGCGAGGCATGAGGCGGAGGCCCGGTGTGAGGAGAaaaggaggagggaggaggaggaggagcgaaGGAAGGCAGAAGAGGAGAAGGCTCAGAAgcaaagagaggaggagaggagactTCAACAACAG aaggaagaagaggaggagaggcaGAAGCTCGAGAGAGAGACGCGGTTCCAGAGAGAGGAAACCGAGCggcaggagaggaagaag CGGTTAGAAGAAATTATGAAAAGAACAAGGAAGACAGATGCTGAGATG AAACCTCAGTTGTCGTCTGTGCCACCGAATGAGAACGTGACGTCCCTCCGTAGCCTCCCCTTAGAAGAAGTGATCAAGCTTCCCAGCCCGGCCAAGGGCTCCATGATGAGCTTAGCCAACGAGGAGGACATTCTTCCTGCAGTGGCCTTCAAGGAGCGCAGGTCCATCCGCACCCTCACGGGTCTGGAGGAGATCCAGGCCCATCAAAGGGCAG AAGTCATCTAA